In Methanoculleus sp. SDB, a single window of DNA contains:
- a CDS encoding 50S ribosomal protein L23, translating into MKLKYPFVTEKATMMLEKEGKLQFLVRKEATKAGIRREIEAMFDKEVTSVRTMITMKGEKKAVVGFSDEKAAEEILSRLGIM; encoded by the coding sequence ATGAAACTTAAGTATCCGTTCGTGACTGAAAAGGCCACCATGATGCTGGAAAAGGAAGGAAAACTCCAGTTTCTGGTGCGAAAGGAAGCGACCAAGGCGGGAATCAGGCGTGAGATCGAGGCGATGTTCGACAAGGAGGTCACCTCCGTCCGCACGATGATTACGATGAAGGGAGAGAAGAAGGCTGTCGTCGGTTTTTCCGATGAAAAGGCTGCAGAGGAGATTCTCAGCCGGCTTGGAATCATGTAG